AGCAAGTTTTCACGCGGCTTTGGGGTTTTACCAGAAGTCAAACAATGACCAGCGACAGGGGGATGCACATTTCAATATTGGTATTTTAAACTGCAAGCTAGGTAACTACGAAGAGGCGATAGTAAATTTAACAGATGCTTTGAGGCTGTTCGAAAAAATACACAATGATCAAGAACAGGGCGATGCACATTTGAGCATCGGGAATACACACATCAAGCAAGGAAACTTCGAGGTCGCGATAGCAAGTTTTCACGCGGCTTTGGGGTTTTACCAGAAGTCAAACAATGACCAGCGACAGGCGGATGCACATTTCAATATCGGTAACACACTCCGCAAGCAAGATAAATACGAAGAGGCGATGTTAAGTTATGGGCTGGCCTTGAGTGTGTACGAGAAAATCAAAGACAAAGAAGGACAAGGCAGAGTACATAGCAATATTTGTAGCGTGCAACAATTACTGCACATTATCAACGAACATAACGAATCGTAGCGACTGTAGGCTGACGGGTTGGGAAGACAGTTTGCTGTttgtattatatttatattattgttttcttaCGTTTCAATCTAGTTCTTGTGGGCGCGCGCACATTCCTACGCAAAGCGTGCGTGAGTCCTCTTATAACACATGTACCCTTGATCAATCACAGCGCGCGATTTACGAATTTCCTtctttaattaaaaaatagatctcatttttgcgtGCGTCTGACCTCTGATAGATACACAGATGACTTCACAACCCgtcatgaacaaaaaaataagcatCAAGATAGACGCACAAAACAATGAGATCtcatttgttttatacaacaattaaAATGTTGTCTTACGTTACCTAGTCTTGGGGGAGCGCGTGCGTAATGCTGACGCCAAGCGTGCGTGTTTCCTCTTATAACACACAGatccttgaccaatcagaacgcGCGATTTGCGAGCATCGTTATTTAATTTAATATATCTAAtaaaccaaaaactggaattcgaatcttccaaattttcgtctttaataagacttcttcagggcagacccAGGGCAgaattccattttttttcagggcagaattccagtttttggtgtattgtattcattgttctggtacaaGACCACGACAGCTTGGGCTCTTTGTTTCTATTCATAAATAATTTAATATATCGATATTTCGTGCGGTATTTACACGCGCATTCCAGCCGAGTGCTTTCCCACCTACTAGTTTTAAAGTATTTTCTAAAGTTTTGAATGTCTACTGAAATTCTaaaataggggacttgcgctaagagatcacgtgagcTTTTTGGGtgacaaattcaaaacaaaatgatcatacaaaaaatcagaaatgactgcgcttacgtaagcgctgaatatgTTCCTTCTcttttgctgttattttgccgctaaaaagCTGAGCCGTGCgttagtttgccacccaaacagtcacgtgatctcttagcgcaagtcccctattgcaGACGGCTCGCTtgacacaaaaaaaaagaatcctCACATAGGGTTATAATTGCAAGCAGTGAGCTTAGcgtttttattcaatattccACAAAAATGGCTTGAATAATATTGAAATTTCACGTTAAACCCTAAGTACCTATCTCTTAAACAGTTCCCTTTGTTTAATATAGTATTCCCTAGTACTTTTTCTATTTATCATATAAACGGAATTTCTACAATATTTAaatcttctcttttttttctgtttgtcgTACAACCATCTTGAGACAAACAATTAACTGTTTGTTCTTACTATTTCGCATGCGCAGCACAAGTGAGagtcggtcaaacacaagcgcaacacgaGTAAGAATCAGTCAAATACAatcgcaacacaagtgaaaatcAGTCGAACACAAAGCACAACACAAGTAAGAATCGGTCATAACACAATCATAACACTAGTGAGAATCAGTAAAACACAATCGcaatacaagtgagaatcagtcagacacaagcacaacacaagtgagaatcagtaaAACACAATCGCAACaaaagtgagaatcagtcaaacacatgtacaacacaagtgagaatcggtcaaacacaagcgcaacacaagtgagaatcggtcaaatacaagcgcaacacaagtaagaaTCGGTcataacacaatcacaacacaagtgagaatcagtcaaacacaagcgcaacacaagtgaaaatcAGTCAAaaacaagcgcaacacaagttagaatcggtcaaacacaaacgcaacacaagtaagaatcgctcaaacacaagcgcaacacaagtaagaatcggtcaaacacaagcgcagcacaagtgagaatcgctcaaacacaagtgcaacacaagtgagaatcggtcaaacacaagcgcagcACAAGTTAGAATCgctcaaacacaagcgcaacacaagtaagaatcgctcaaacacaagcgcaacacaagtgagaatcgctcaaacacaagcgcaacacaagtgagaatcgctcaaacacaagtgcaacacaagtgagaatcgctcaaacacaagcgcaacacaagtaagaatcgctcaaacacaagcgcaacacaagtaagaaTCGGTCCAACACAAGCGTTGTTTCACAAGTgcgaatcggtcaaacacaagcgcgaCACAAGTGGAATCGGTTAAACACAAGCCCAACACAAGAAAGAAtctgtcaaacacaagcgaaACACAAGTGCGAATCGGTCAAATACAAGTGCAACACAAATAAGAATCGGTCataacacaagcgcaacacaagtgagaatcggtcataACACagagtgagaatcggtcataACACaaagcacaacacaagtgagaatagGTCATAACACAAAGTGAGAATCTATCataacacaagcgcaacacaagtgagaatcggtcataACACAAAGTGAGAATCTATCataacacaagcgcaacacaagtaagaaTCGGTCATAACACAAAGTGAGAATCTATCataacacaagcgcaacacaagtgagaatcggtcataacacaagcgcaacacaagtgagaatcggtcataacacaagcgcaacacaagtgagaatcggtcataACACAAAGTGAGAATCTATCataacacaagcgcaacacaagtgagaatcggtcaagcACTAGCACAATAAAGCAAGTTATTCCTCTAGCCTTTGCGATTATgtacaagtgagaatcggaaaattGCGTGCGCTGCGCTTACTTCCTAGCCTTataccgcattcacaccagcactaattaaactggtttaaatctcaatctccCAATAGTTGACAGAACCAAGAATAAAACTTAATAGactgtgttgtacatgttactaagtgatgatttagctagtaagaatAAAAAACCAATGAGAAACatggcaagttatcaggcaaagaaaaaccttgcttaattaactaaacatggttttggtgtgaatCCAGCGTTACATAACAGAGCGCCAGTTAATGAAGTCGAGGCTCTATCTAAGTCCTGCCTCCCCCACCTCCCTTTAAATGTCTCTGTAATGTTCGGCTCATCAGACAAAGTTATTTACAAGGTACTTCTACCGTAAGAAGCATTAGCACCAAAGAGTCATCGATCACACGCTGTGAGGCGCTGCGTGACACACAGAATGCCTCGATGGTATTGTTGCTGTGGCCTTACGTGACGCTGATGTCGTCAGTATGGCGTGACTGTTCCATACGTGACGTTGATGTTGTCAGCATGGCGTAACCGTGTCATACGTGACGCTAATGCTTTCAGTATGAGGGGACCGTACCTTACGTGACGCTGATGTTGTCAGCATGGCGTGACCGTGCCTTACGTGACGCTGATGTTGTCAGTATGGCGATTCAAAATCCCCCAAGGATTGCTTCGAAAAGACTGTGCTAGGATTCCGAACACCTGTCTATGAATCCCTGTTATTACTATAGTAATCCGTGGATCGATCATACAACACCCTTAAAAGTGTCCTTTTTAAAACAGTTTTGAACAACAAGGAGACTATGTCTTATTTCTGAAAACGCCCTTTGGCCCTGTTCTCTCATGAAAGCTTGGCGAACGTCTCCCGAACCTGTCCCGAAGCACATCCGGCATGACAAACGAGTCATTCTTTTCGACACGACCATGGTCGATTTTCTTTATCAATACTGGAAGGTTCCCTCAGTTTCTCTTCGCTCCCTTGGCGAACACCTTCACGACGGGTTTCCGAATATTACCGAAGTACTTCCGGCATCACAAACAAGTCATTCTTTCCGACACGACCATGGTCGATTTTCTTTTATCAATACTCGAAGGCTCGCTCGGGTCTTCTTCGCTTCCTCCATTTCTCAGCTTCGCGTAAACCTTCACGAATGGCATCCGAAACCTGCCCGGGCTTCTCCGATCGCAGcgcttgttattgttttctggGCCGGAGACGGCTTGTTTGCGCAACGTGCTTCGTCGTGTGGTCGGTCCAGCTGTCGAGTTTAAACTGTCGAAGGCTTTGATATGCAAGGCGTTCAGGAACGCCTTTCGGAAAGTCTTGTTGAAAATCACATAGAGAATCGGATTTAGAGCGCTGTTGGCGTGGCCAAGCCAGAAGCCGAAAAGTCTTAAAAACAACGGCGAGCAGAGGAAGGACATGAGATCAAAGTAGATAAGGAAGTGCAGCACGTGCAGCGGCAGCCAGCAGATCGCGAAGAAGATGGTGCACGTGATCAGCATCTTGATGACGCGTTTCTTCTTGTTGTTAATCTGCTCGTCCCCGCCACCCCCCATCTCCTTCTTGAAAAGCTTCCGGCAGATAATCGAGTAGAGCACCGCCATCAGGGCCAATGGGACCGCGTAAAGAAACACGAACATGCACACGGCGAAGTACTTCGGGAATTCCTCGGGGGCGAAGTCGTACTTGGGGTCACACGAAAGACCGCGGGCGCTTTTATTGACGCGATAAGCGCGAAAGTAAAAACCAAACATCCCAACGGAGAACACCCATATCAGCACCAACGCTAATTTAGACGTCCCCAGAGTCAAGGTCTGCTTCCATACGTACACTATACTGATGAATCTatcgatggtgatggtggttaggGTGAAGATTGATGCAGCGATCGAAATCGCCACGGCTGACTGAACGACTTTGCAAAGAATCTCCCCGAAGACGCCGCCAAACCACCTGTTTTGTATATAGAGATAGCTGACGGAGTAGGGCATGGTGAAGATCGTCACAAGGAGGTCGGCGATGGCCATGTTCACGATCAAGTAGTTGAGAGCGTTACGCAGAGTGTGATGACGATACACCACAAACAACACCAATGAGTTACCTAGCAACGAAATAGGGAAGATGACGGCGTAAGCGAACGTCAGAACCACTTGCAATGTCAGATCGTAGTTATAGCGACAGTATTGATAGTACTGATGGGTGGCGTTCCGCGCTGAAACAAGAAGAGACAGGGTTAAAATATACCACGCGGGTAAGAATATACCACGTGGGTTAGAATATACCACGTGGGTTAGAATATACCACGTGGGTTAGAATATACCACGTGGGTTAGAATATACCACGTGGGTTAGAATATACCACGTGGGTTAGAATATACCACGTGGGTTAGAATATACCACGTGGGTTAGAATATACCACGTGGGTTAGAATATATTACGTGGGTTAGAATATACCAGGTGGGTTAGAATATACCACGTGGGTTAGAATATACCACGTAGGTTAGAATATACCACGTGGGTTAGAAAATACCGCGTGGGTTAGAATATACCACGTGGTTTGTTAAGTGAATTCTGCATATTTTTCGCAAAGATCAAACTAGAATCGCACGCCGAAAAATCAGAAAATATATCATGTCTGGGGTTCAACGGGATTTCTTGATTCTGGAGAACATTTATAACATTCCAGCCCCAAGAACTCTAATATTCGACAAAATACAGCAATTCTGCCGTTGTAAACTCACAGGCTTTCttacaggtttttttttttgcgaccACCCTCTGTCAAGAGTGGTTGCTTTCCAATGTCCCGGATATGAAAACTGCCCTATACAACTATTATACCCACACTTAAGGGCTGAGCCCACCAACTTCCAGCCCCAAATATGCGGTATCTTGGGCGGGGTACCCCCCTCCTCTCCCTCCGTACACAATTTGTGTTATGATTATGCGTCATTGATTGATAAGataatatgtatatatatcaGAAGTTGAAAACTTACCTCgtgcaaaaaagaaaaaaaagatgagaGGGAAACGTGTGAAAGTGTAACAGTCAACTGACAGCTCACAAGAAGTGAACACTATTATTTGGTATCCAGGAATTGAGCGGGGATAGGGGCATAGGGGGATAGGGGCATTGGATTGTCGTCTGACTGGGTTTCTTTGAGTTTACAGCTGAGAGACGGCGCACATTCAAGATTTTAGCGCGCACTGACGCATTTTGCGGGAATATATCTAACGTGCGCTTGTCGCCTTTGCAAAAGATCGTCATTGTTTTAACAAATATAGGAAGAGAACTATGAAAAGAAATCACTAGTTTCTAATTACTAGTTTCAAATGAAAATATCTCAGCATGCTGTTCCTCCAGATCAGCCGTTGAAAATGTTTgttctcacacttggtactttgcgaGTCTGTACTCCGTCGCGAGTCTTTTAAAATCTCAGCGTTTATAACATATTCCTGCTATCTTCTCAAGCACAAGAGCAAAATGCTCTAGGCTCACGTATTCCTCTTGACTATATGCTAATGTTAGATGTGAAGTACTAAAGCTGAGGATAATCCCGTAGAGAATTTCCTCACAAGAGCTTGTTATCAGAGATGTGTTTCTAATAAAGATACCAATCTGTCCTTAGTATTACAAGGAAGCCGTCTGGATTGTCCGGATAATTCGCTAAAGATTTAGGAGGGGACTTTTTTTTAGAGAGCTCCTCACCAAGTTCGAGTTTCAATTTCCGACATTTCCGAATTTGTTTGTTGGTATATTAGCATATTAGCGCAAATTTAGTGAAAGGTTCTGTTTCAGtttttttgacaaaaaatacATCTTCAAACAGCCCCACTAACTAGAAAGAACTCGAACGGATTCTTGATATCCCTTGGACTTGGTTTTAACCCCCCTTTGTCCCCTAACTAGAGTAAACGAGGAATTCGGGTTAAACGTGTTCCGAGCTACCCGTTTTCTAGTCGTAAAAATGTCAAAGCATAAGACTGTACAACCttcaccccacccctccccccaaaaaagtatgtataatttcaaaataaacagaaagtgAGTTCCTACTTTGTATCTGTATCGAAATATCGTTAAAGGAAAAAGTGTTAGCGATAAATTAGAAAAGAAACACGTTTCCGCCGATGACAAACGATTAAATGTCACTATAAAACTTGTGTCCTTTCTGGTATGCTCTGTTATGTTCTTTAAGTATCAATAAGACGTTTACTAGAACCATGTAGAAAATAATAGAATCGGTACAACAACAAGTGGCTAACCTGCCATGACCTAGTCACTCCAGCAAAACTCGTGGTATCTTAAGATAAAATCCTTGGGATTGCCGTTTGACTTTCAGGTGATAATCGCCGTTATTGCGGCACTTCTTGTATCAGGGTACCgttacccaggatttttctttgggaggtgcgaaatccgaaaagtTGGGGGAGAGGgcgtgagttttctgataaagatctgaccacccccgaaagaacaataAGGggatggattttttttatgtcattgcagtatctccacaatttgtttatttttggatttggctacaaaaaggTTTGACTATCTAattcgcttatgctttatagttttgtctaagaatagcacgtctattgcaAACCGAAAGTGGATTTTTGGCCgttgtgtggggggggggggggttgcgaacgcaccccctgcaccccctgggtacgggcctgatccACTATGTCGGAAACGTCCAACATTTGGAATATTACAAAGCGATCCAATCCCGCTGGGCTCGATTTATCTGATTCGTGATCCTCGTTCCGTATGCCGGACGAGTTCGAGGATATCGAGGAAGTTGATATACGTGTAGACCACTGGATTATAAGCGGGTTAAACTATGACATAGGGAAATATGTTGACGTCAAGATTGTAAAAGAGCCCCgtaataaagaaagaaagagtAAAGAATACTTGACCTGGACACGTGAAAACAGACAACATCACCTTATTATAATGATAGATTGTTTCACCACCTCCCCCTAGGGTTAGCCTATCAGGGGAGAAAGGGGTTGGTTCTTGGGGTTGTTCATGATTTGagtttgcttttgttttgtcaTTTGTCCGCCGAAAATGCTTATCGTATCacatttttttagttaaaGTTGTGgaattttcatatttttttattaaatttgatagatttaaaataaataactaaaaaagcaaaagcTAAATCCTGCAAAATTAAGgttagtgtttcacaatttTAATGCAATCGTATGACTAGATGCTTCTGGTATTTCTTAGTAGCTCCATTAAGTTTTCAAtcgaataaatacaaaaagcccaaatagtcgtgttcgtgaaccagaagaattaatacaatacaccaaaaactggaattcgactctgccaaattttcgtctttaataagacttttgCAGGGCAGTCTGCCCTGAGATATAATAGTCCTGCGcgcgctctcattggttgattagCGGAGGGTTTGAGACAATTACGTGACTTTGGTGGCAAACTTTCGCGCACtattaaaataacaataaaaaccgATTTTTTTAAGCGCATacgaatcagccagaaagGGCTATTATCATCGGAAGATTTTTGCTGTTGCGGTTGTTTCTATttgtgtgacgggcgcagccATTTCTATGTTCAGTTTGCCGTAAATTTAACGTAAAAAATGTCACGTGAGTTTTTAGTGCAAGTCGAGCCAAGAGGGCGACACAGTCTCTTTCCACCTGTTTGTGTGTCACGTGATCTAGGGTCCATCTGTCTGTGGTCTATCCGTCTGTGTGTCACGTGATCTAGAGTCCATCTGTCTGTGTGTCACGTGATCTAGGGTCCATCTGTCTGCGTGTCAGGTGAATTAAGGGTTTATCCGTCTGTGTGTCACGTGATCTAGGgtccgtctgtctgtgtgTCGTACGTGGTCTATGTATTATTCAATATTGCGGCTAGCAATATATTTTACACTTGCACAGATTACCCTGCGATTgcgatttttaaaattattttggtaaaaaaatgctAAGCTGCTTTCTGGCTTTTGTAATTGAAACTTACAGAATCAAAATCGGTGCGTTTGATTAGTCGTGTTTGGAAGCCATTCCACTAGTGGCCATTAAAAACGCTTCTCAGTATGTTGCCGGCGAGAGTTCATAGAATACCAAAGTACTGATATGT
The DNA window shown above is from Nematostella vectensis chromosome 15, jaNemVect1.1, whole genome shotgun sequence and carries:
- the LOC5506979 gene encoding neuropeptide FF receptor 2 yields the protein MNSTVEQARNATHQYYQYCRYNYDLTLQVVLTFAYAVIFPISLLGNSLVLFVVYRHHTLRNALNYLIVNMAIADLLVTIFTMPYSVSYLYIQNRWFGGVFGEILCKVVQSAVAISIAASIFTLTTITIDRFISIVYVWKQTLTLGTSKLALVLIWVFSVGMFGFYFRAYRVNKSARGLSCDPKYDFAPEEFPKYFAVCMFVFLYAVPLALMAVLYSIICRKLFKKEMGGGGDEQINNKKKRVIKMLITCTIFFAICWLPLHVLHFLIYFDLMSFLCSPLFLRLFGFWLGHANSALNPILYVIFNKTFRKAFLNALHIKAFDSLNSTAGPTTRRSTLRKQAVSGPENNNKRCDRRSPGRFRMPFVKVYAKLRNGGSEEDPSEPSSIDKRKSTMVVSERMTCL